Proteins encoded together in one Triticum dicoccoides isolate Atlit2015 ecotype Zavitan chromosome 7B, WEW_v2.0, whole genome shotgun sequence window:
- the LOC119339311 gene encoding auxin response factor 13-like, with the protein MSLLLGGLGGGNGDPLPALKDDAWMYAAVDLSRLPAAGTRVCYFSRGHHEQWADSLGAPPAADPTNPYASCTIVSVEVRTVAHAPYASIILSPAPDEPQGGAPAPAGDLFLYAFKKLTHSDIRESGLVVPKATASIFPDLAVDQQEQDLVMFDIKAGTWNFTHSHKGGRQMHFLRRGWPTFVEAKRPKSGNPLFLLRRVEDGAFFIELRSSLDTPEAEEDRLLAPPLVLQEEINEAATAAAAPAGQGQFQVTYYPHKETGLFVVPRWELDRAVGVKWEAGMQVRARKLQLHPIADQIPQPATGVITAVHQPISGWRSLEVVWGQSSTSSPTNAWDVEVVPGDNAPPLKKQKVAATPAPQSGDPSTASHVH; encoded by the exons ATGTCCCTTCTCCTCGGCGGCCTCGGCGGCGGCAACGGCGACCCGCTCCCAGCCCTAAAAGACGACGCCTGGATGTATGCCGCCGTCGATCTctcgcgcctccccgccgccggaaCCCGCGTGTGCTACTTCTCCCGCGGCCACCACGAGCAGTGGGCCGACAGCCTCGGCGCTCCGCCGGCCGCCGACCCCACCAATCCTTACGCCTCCTGCACAATCGTCTCCGTCGAGGTTCGCACCGTCGCTCACGCTCCGTACGCCAGCATCATCCTCTCCCCCGCTCCCGACGAACCCCAAGGCGGTGCGCCCGCTCCCGCCGGGGACCTGTTCCTCTACGCATTCAAGAAGTTGACCCACTCGGATATCAGAGAGTCAGGATTGGTCGTCCCCAAGGCAACTGCATCTATCTTCCCCGACCTTGCCGTCGACCAGCAAGAGCAGGACCTGGTGATGTTCGATATCAAGGCCGGAACCTGGAACTTCACCCACTCACACAAAGGTGGTCGGCAGAtgcacttcctccgccgcggcTGGCCCACATTCGTGGAAGCAAAGAGGCCCAAGTCAGGGAACCCCCTCTTTCTACTGCGCCGGGTCGAAGATGGTGCCTTCTTCATTGAGCTACGTAGCTCCTTGGACACGCCCGAAGCAGAGGAAGACCGCCTCTTGGCGCCGCCGCTGGTTCTGCAAGAAGAAATCAATGAAGCAGCCACAGCCGCAGCCGCCCCCGCTGGACAAGGGCAATTCCAAGTGACCTATTACCCACACAAGGAAACCGGGCTGTTCGTGGTGCCGCGGTGGGAGCTGGACCGGGCTGTCGGCGTCAAATGGGAGGCCGGTATGCAGGTGCGGGCTAGGAAGCTTCAGTTACACCCCATCGCCGATCAAATCCCCCAGCCGGCAACGGGCGTGATCACTGCTGTCCACCAGCCAATCTCCGGATGGCGAAGCCTGGAG GTCGTTTGGGGCCAGTCGTCCACCTCTTCGCCGACCAATGCCTGGGATGTCGAGGTGGTGCCTGGAGACAatgctcctccgctcaagaagcagaAGGTTGCTGCTACACCTGCCCCACAGTCTGGAGACCCATCGACGGCAAGCCATGTGCATTAG